A stretch of the Hippoglossus hippoglossus isolate fHipHip1 chromosome 1, fHipHip1.pri, whole genome shotgun sequence genome encodes the following:
- the LOC117763031 gene encoding 5-hydroxytryptamine receptor 4, translating into MDNGSLGFLGEANTSLQIEHQPCATLRNQVSHIFLYAFLSVGIACTVVGNFLVVLSIAYFKRLQSPTNSFVMSLAVADCLVGLVVMPYSMIRTVEGCWYFGALFCQLHSSLDVMLCTASIFHLSCIAFDRYYAVCNPLIYSLKMSHNRVAFLIVVCWAVPMLISFCPIMLDLHIAGVDILLPKDVCVFLVNRIYAVMASLVAFYLPMGIMLIAYWKIFKAANRQARQISAMESQMAAGVGKDSSKKQRHRKAMKRERKAAKTLGIIMGVFLIFWMPFFTVNIVDPFVGYTTEVVVWDVFLWLGYINSSLNPFLYGFFNRSFRRAFLMFIGCRVCLPGSSPGMELSHTRKEANERAHQP; encoded by the coding sequence ATGGATAACGGCAGCCTGGGATTTCTCGGAGAAGCTAACACATCTCTTCAGATTGAACATCAACCCTGTGCTACATTACGGAACCAGGTCTCACACATTTTCCTGTATGCCTTCCTCTCCGTTGGCATCGCCTGCACAGTGGTGGGAAATTTCCTGGTGGTCTTGTCCATCGCCTACTTCAAGCGGTTGCAGTCACCCACAAACTCTTTTGTCATGTCCTTGGCAGTGGCTGACTGTCTTGTTGGCCTGGTTGTGATGCCTTACAGTATGATTCGGACCGTGGAGGGATGCTGGTACTTTGGTGCCCTTTTTTGTCAGCTTCACTCCAGCTTAGATGTTATGCTTTGCACTGCCTCCATATTCCATCTCAGCTGCATTGCCTTTGACCGCTACTATGCTGTGTGCAACCCGCTCATCTACTCTTTAAAGATGTCCCACAATCGAGTAGCTTTCCTCATTGTTGTATGTTGGGCAGTTCCCATGCTCATTTCCTTTTGCCCCATAATGCTAGATCTTCATATTGCCGGTGTGGACATCTTGCTCCCTAAAGACGTCTGCGTGTTTTTGGTCAATCGCATTTATGCTGTCATGGCCTCCTTGGTAGCCTTTTACTTGCCGATGGGTATCATGTTGATAGCATACTGGAAGATCTTCAAAGCTGCCAATCGGCAGGCCAGGCAGATCAGCGCCATGGAAAGCCAGATGGCTGCCGGTGTGGGCAAAGACTCAAGCAAGAAACAACGACACAGAAAAgcaatgaaaagagagagaaaggcagcaAAAACTTTAGGTATCATCATGGGAGTTTTCCTAATCTTTTGGATGCCTTTCTTTACAGTCAACATTGTGGACCCATTTGTTGGATACACCACAGAGGTGGTTGTCTGGGATGTATTTTTATGGCTAGGATATATCAACTCATCTCTGAATCCCTTCCTGTACGGTTTCTTCAACCGTTCGTTCCGTAGGGCATTCCTCATGTTCATCGGCTGCAGGGTATGCCTTCCTGGATCCTCCCCAGGGATGGAACTATCTCACACCAGGAAGGAGGCAAACGAACGTGCACATCAaccataa